A DNA window from Bombus huntii isolate Logan2020A chromosome 10, iyBomHunt1.1, whole genome shotgun sequence contains the following coding sequences:
- the LOC126870692 gene encoding WD repeat-containing protein 44 isoform X1, translating into MSGSSDSEEFFDAEDDTFHHNARKSKQRDSISIEIQSKDGSESSKKMDDDVFVKPAQPKPIVEPKEHVTIECIVNKDKNEEDGKDSSTDKSVGRRRFRELRQRMQTEDDDIPINSSPPDSQTSSIEGVYPTPSKTTHPFRIIEHDTLSLQSMTSLGRVGRILAGVGDSASITLAPNVTQCPTSATLTRESQMSSIASIPSKDEDTASGKVSQSSSILTLSGDILQESSVNSRSNYNSHLQNDKTVMLQEPDVIASTKNNGKSNEDITMAGIPVAPPRRKKKSKAQTPSDLAPSTTELALSASPLPSPASTIESITREFEHSLDIRSATKGQYVVKPQDEDRSKAEGPSTEELERLEKMKAELMSLRSSDKSSSSPLGSMSNNSIGRYSLGPHKLSGLSPQGSKERRKSAGDQDMVQQLNMFVRTRTDSGKRLTDMEILEQVTVLNLDTGERVPLSIAEDKLPQCINPLSLHIMRLTSEYISNSSLEKEKESDEESVDSKMSSIPPDEDVSVGRVRKRTQKLKRFLGSTVKKTMDKAKSIAQEVSHARHKEDVMDIVDEVYPGEQQYIKLKASNSHKGPYEFSCLQHVQDLSGEHVGPVWCMKFSVCGRLLATAGQDRVLRIWVLRDAFTYFQDMRTKYNAEKVSPTPSQESLVSQQSMEDPNVVASAFSEIEGTKSPFMPKPFCTYTGHTSDLLDVSWSKNYFILSSSMDKTVRLWHISRKECLCCFQHIDFVTAIVFHPRDDRYFLSGSLDGKLRLWNIPDKKVAVWNEVDGQTKLITAANFCQNGKFAVVGSYDGRCIFYNTDQLKYHTQIHVRSTRGKNSTGRKISGIEPMPGEDKILVTSNDSRIRLYDLRDLNLSCKYKGYVNVSSQIKASFSPDGQYIVSGSENQCIYIWKTHHDYSKFSSVRRDRNDFWEGIKAHNAVVTCAVFAPNPDSIIKQIEEREHWEGKEDAKNLGSSTVDVPPVDPVVEQRTKGCGGHVLVSADFNGYIKVFLNKTKPKHSSLPASALA; encoded by the exons ATGTCTGGAAGCAGCGATTCTGAAGAATTTTTCGATGCAGAGGATGATACTTTTCATCACAATGCACG AAAAAGCAAACAACGTGATTCTATCAGCATTGAAATACAAAGTAAGGATGGATCAGAATCCAGTAAAAAAATGGATGATGATGTTTTTGTGAAACCTGCTCAACCTAAACCAATTGTAGAACCAAAGGAACATGTAACAATAGAATGTATAGtcaataaagataaaaat GAAGAAGATGGGAAGGATTCAAGTACAGATAAGAGTGTAGGCAGAAGAAGATTTCGTGAACTTAGACAACGTATGCAAACAGAGGATGATGATATTCCAATTAACAGTTCTCCTCCAGATAGTCAAACGTCGTCTATTGAGGGTGTTTATCCCACTCCTTCGAAAACAACTCATCCATTCAGGATTATAGAACATGATACTCTTAGTTTACAAAGCATGACATCTTTAGGACGAGTAGGTCGAATTTTAGCTGGAGTCGGGGACAGTGCATCTATTACACTTGCACCAAATGTAACCCAGTGTCCCACTTCTGCCACCCTTACCCGTGAAAGCCAGATGTCCTCCATTGCTAGTATTCCAAGCAAAGACGAGGACACAGCATCTGGTAAGGTGTCCCAGTCCTCCAGCATCCTTACGTTATCAGGGGATATCCTTCAGGAATCCTCTGTTAACAGTAGGTCCAATTATAATTCTCACTTGCAAAATGACAAGACTGTTATGCTTCAAGAACCGGATGTCATCGCTAGTACAAAGAATAATGGAAAGTCAAACGAAGACATTACAATGGCTGGGATACCTGTCGCACCACCAAGACGTAAAAAAAAGTCAAAAGCTCAAACACCTTCTGATCTTGCA CCTTCCACGACAGAATTGGCATTATCTGCTTCGCCGTTACCAAGTCCAGCAAGCACTATTGAATCTATTACCAGAGAATTTGAACATTCTCTCGATATTCGATCTGCAACGAAAGGACAATATGTTGTTAAACCACAA GATGAAGATAGATCAAAAGCCGAAGGTCCATCGACCGAAGAGTTGGAAAGGTtggaaaaaatgaaagctgAATTAATGAGTTTGAGATCAAGTGACAAATCTAGCAGTAGTCCACTGGGATCCATGTCCAATAATAGTATTGGCCGCTATTCATTAGGTCCTCATAAACTATCGGGCTTAAGTCCTCAAGGTTCGAAAGAAAGACGAAAATCGGCAGGTGATCAAGATATGGTACAACAGCTAAATATGTTTGTAAGAACAAGAACAGATTCTGGAAAACGACTAACCGATATG gaaattttgGAGCAAGTAACTGTTCTAAACTTAGATACTGGAGAAAGAGTACCATTAAGTATAGCAGAAGATAAATTGCCGCAATGTATTAATCCTTTGTCACTTCATATTATGAGACTTACTTCAGAATATATAAGTAATTCTAGtctagaaaaggaaaaagaaagtgaCGAGGAAAGTGTTGATAGTAAAATGTCTAGTATACCACCAGATGAAGATGTATCTGTTGGTAGAGTTCGGAAAAGAACGCAGAAGTTAAAACGATTTTTAGGATCTACCGTGAAGAAAACAATGGATAAAGCAAAATCTATCGCACAAGAAGTATCGCATGCAAGACATAAAGAAGATGTTATGGATATAGTAGATGAAGTATATCCTGGTGAACAGCAATACATAAAACTGAAAGCTTCTAATAGTCACAAAGGACCATATGAATTTAGTTGTTTACAGCATGTTCAAGATTTGAGTGGCGAGCATGTGGGCCCTGTTTGGtgtatgaaattttcagtttGCGGACGATTACTCGCTACTGCAGGTCAAGATCGAGTTTTAAGAATTTGGGTTTTACGGGATGCTTTTACGTATTTTCAAGATATGCGAACTAAATACAATGCTGAAAAAGTTAGTCCAACTCCTTCCCAAGAATCTTTGGTTTCGCAACAGTCTATGGAAGATCCTAATGTCGTGGCTAGTGCCTTTAGTGAAATAGAAGGGACGAAAAGTCCCTTTATGCCAAAGCCATTTTGCACTTATACTGGACATACTTCGGATTTGCTCGACGTTTCATGgtctaaaaattattttatcttatcatCGTCAATGGATAAAACTGTGCGACTTTGGCATATATCACGAAAGGAATGCTTATGTTGTTTTCAGCACATCGATTTTGTTACAGCAATAGTATTCCATCCTCGCGATGATCGTTATTTTCTCTCAGGATCTTTAGACGGAAAACTTCGATTATGGAATATTCCAGATAAAAAGGTAGCTGTGTGGAATGAAGTCGATGGTCAAACTAAATTGATTACCGCAGCAAACTTTTGTCAAAATGGGAAATTCGCAGTGGTTGGTTCTTACGATGGCCGATGTATATTTTACAACACCGATCAGCTGAAGTATCACACACAAATACACGTTCGATCAACGAGAGGTAAAAATTCAACGGGAAGGAAGATTAGTGGTATCGAACCAATGCCGGGAGAAGATAAAATTTTAGTTACTTCAAACGATAGCCGAATACGCTTGTACGACTTGCGAGATTTGAATTTATCATGCAAATACAAAGGTTATGTTAACGTCAGTAGTCAAATTAAAGCAAGCTTTAGTCCTGATGGACAATATATAGTTAGTGGTTCGGAAAATCAATGCATTTATATTTGGAAAACTCATCATGattattcgaaattttcaagCGTACGTAGAGATCGAAATGACTTTTGGGAAGGTATAAAAGCACATAACGCTGTGGTGACATGCGCAGTATTTGCACCAAATCCAGATagtattattaaacaaatcGAAGAAAGAGAGCACTGGGAAGGTAAAGAAGATGCAAAAAATCTGGGTAGTTCCACCGTAGATGTTCCTCCCGTCGATCCTGTGGTCGAGCAGCGTACTAAAGGCTGTGGCGGTCACGTTCTCGTGAGTGCGGATTTCAATGGCTATATAAAGGTTTTTCTAAATAAGACAAAACCTAAGCACAGTTCCCTACCAGCATCTGCTCTCGCGTAA
- the LOC126870692 gene encoding WD repeat-containing protein 44 isoform X2: MSGSSDSEEFFDAEDDTFHHNARKSKQRDSISIEIQSKDGSESSKKMDDDVFVKPAQPKPIVEPKEHVTIECIVNKDKNEEDGKDSSTDKSVGRRRFRELRQRMQTEDDDIPINSSPPDSQTSSIEGVYPTPSKTTHPFRIIEHDTLSLQSMTSLGRVGRILAGVGDSASITLAPNVTQCPTSATLTRESQMSSIASIPSKDEDTASEPDVIASTKNNGKSNEDITMAGIPVAPPRRKKKSKAQTPSDLAPSTTELALSASPLPSPASTIESITREFEHSLDIRSATKGQYVVKPQDEDRSKAEGPSTEELERLEKMKAELMSLRSSDKSSSSPLGSMSNNSIGRYSLGPHKLSGLSPQGSKERRKSAGDQDMVQQLNMFVRTRTDSGKRLTDMEILEQVTVLNLDTGERVPLSIAEDKLPQCINPLSLHIMRLTSEYISNSSLEKEKESDEESVDSKMSSIPPDEDVSVGRVRKRTQKLKRFLGSTVKKTMDKAKSIAQEVSHARHKEDVMDIVDEVYPGEQQYIKLKASNSHKGPYEFSCLQHVQDLSGEHVGPVWCMKFSVCGRLLATAGQDRVLRIWVLRDAFTYFQDMRTKYNAEKVSPTPSQESLVSQQSMEDPNVVASAFSEIEGTKSPFMPKPFCTYTGHTSDLLDVSWSKNYFILSSSMDKTVRLWHISRKECLCCFQHIDFVTAIVFHPRDDRYFLSGSLDGKLRLWNIPDKKVAVWNEVDGQTKLITAANFCQNGKFAVVGSYDGRCIFYNTDQLKYHTQIHVRSTRGKNSTGRKISGIEPMPGEDKILVTSNDSRIRLYDLRDLNLSCKYKGYVNVSSQIKASFSPDGQYIVSGSENQCIYIWKTHHDYSKFSSVRRDRNDFWEGIKAHNAVVTCAVFAPNPDSIIKQIEEREHWEGKEDAKNLGSSTVDVPPVDPVVEQRTKGCGGHVLVSADFNGYIKVFLNKTKPKHSSLPASALA; this comes from the exons ATGTCTGGAAGCAGCGATTCTGAAGAATTTTTCGATGCAGAGGATGATACTTTTCATCACAATGCACG AAAAAGCAAACAACGTGATTCTATCAGCATTGAAATACAAAGTAAGGATGGATCAGAATCCAGTAAAAAAATGGATGATGATGTTTTTGTGAAACCTGCTCAACCTAAACCAATTGTAGAACCAAAGGAACATGTAACAATAGAATGTATAGtcaataaagataaaaat GAAGAAGATGGGAAGGATTCAAGTACAGATAAGAGTGTAGGCAGAAGAAGATTTCGTGAACTTAGACAACGTATGCAAACAGAGGATGATGATATTCCAATTAACAGTTCTCCTCCAGATAGTCAAACGTCGTCTATTGAGGGTGTTTATCCCACTCCTTCGAAAACAACTCATCCATTCAGGATTATAGAACATGATACTCTTAGTTTACAAAGCATGACATCTTTAGGACGAGTAGGTCGAATTTTAGCTGGAGTCGGGGACAGTGCATCTATTACACTTGCACCAAATGTAACCCAGTGTCCCACTTCTGCCACCCTTACCCGTGAAAGCCAGATGTCCTCCATTGCTAGTATTCCAAGCAAAGACGAGGACACAGCATCTG AACCGGATGTCATCGCTAGTACAAAGAATAATGGAAAGTCAAACGAAGACATTACAATGGCTGGGATACCTGTCGCACCACCAAGACGTAAAAAAAAGTCAAAAGCTCAAACACCTTCTGATCTTGCA CCTTCCACGACAGAATTGGCATTATCTGCTTCGCCGTTACCAAGTCCAGCAAGCACTATTGAATCTATTACCAGAGAATTTGAACATTCTCTCGATATTCGATCTGCAACGAAAGGACAATATGTTGTTAAACCACAA GATGAAGATAGATCAAAAGCCGAAGGTCCATCGACCGAAGAGTTGGAAAGGTtggaaaaaatgaaagctgAATTAATGAGTTTGAGATCAAGTGACAAATCTAGCAGTAGTCCACTGGGATCCATGTCCAATAATAGTATTGGCCGCTATTCATTAGGTCCTCATAAACTATCGGGCTTAAGTCCTCAAGGTTCGAAAGAAAGACGAAAATCGGCAGGTGATCAAGATATGGTACAACAGCTAAATATGTTTGTAAGAACAAGAACAGATTCTGGAAAACGACTAACCGATATG gaaattttgGAGCAAGTAACTGTTCTAAACTTAGATACTGGAGAAAGAGTACCATTAAGTATAGCAGAAGATAAATTGCCGCAATGTATTAATCCTTTGTCACTTCATATTATGAGACTTACTTCAGAATATATAAGTAATTCTAGtctagaaaaggaaaaagaaagtgaCGAGGAAAGTGTTGATAGTAAAATGTCTAGTATACCACCAGATGAAGATGTATCTGTTGGTAGAGTTCGGAAAAGAACGCAGAAGTTAAAACGATTTTTAGGATCTACCGTGAAGAAAACAATGGATAAAGCAAAATCTATCGCACAAGAAGTATCGCATGCAAGACATAAAGAAGATGTTATGGATATAGTAGATGAAGTATATCCTGGTGAACAGCAATACATAAAACTGAAAGCTTCTAATAGTCACAAAGGACCATATGAATTTAGTTGTTTACAGCATGTTCAAGATTTGAGTGGCGAGCATGTGGGCCCTGTTTGGtgtatgaaattttcagtttGCGGACGATTACTCGCTACTGCAGGTCAAGATCGAGTTTTAAGAATTTGGGTTTTACGGGATGCTTTTACGTATTTTCAAGATATGCGAACTAAATACAATGCTGAAAAAGTTAGTCCAACTCCTTCCCAAGAATCTTTGGTTTCGCAACAGTCTATGGAAGATCCTAATGTCGTGGCTAGTGCCTTTAGTGAAATAGAAGGGACGAAAAGTCCCTTTATGCCAAAGCCATTTTGCACTTATACTGGACATACTTCGGATTTGCTCGACGTTTCATGgtctaaaaattattttatcttatcatCGTCAATGGATAAAACTGTGCGACTTTGGCATATATCACGAAAGGAATGCTTATGTTGTTTTCAGCACATCGATTTTGTTACAGCAATAGTATTCCATCCTCGCGATGATCGTTATTTTCTCTCAGGATCTTTAGACGGAAAACTTCGATTATGGAATATTCCAGATAAAAAGGTAGCTGTGTGGAATGAAGTCGATGGTCAAACTAAATTGATTACCGCAGCAAACTTTTGTCAAAATGGGAAATTCGCAGTGGTTGGTTCTTACGATGGCCGATGTATATTTTACAACACCGATCAGCTGAAGTATCACACACAAATACACGTTCGATCAACGAGAGGTAAAAATTCAACGGGAAGGAAGATTAGTGGTATCGAACCAATGCCGGGAGAAGATAAAATTTTAGTTACTTCAAACGATAGCCGAATACGCTTGTACGACTTGCGAGATTTGAATTTATCATGCAAATACAAAGGTTATGTTAACGTCAGTAGTCAAATTAAAGCAAGCTTTAGTCCTGATGGACAATATATAGTTAGTGGTTCGGAAAATCAATGCATTTATATTTGGAAAACTCATCATGattattcgaaattttcaagCGTACGTAGAGATCGAAATGACTTTTGGGAAGGTATAAAAGCACATAACGCTGTGGTGACATGCGCAGTATTTGCACCAAATCCAGATagtattattaaacaaatcGAAGAAAGAGAGCACTGGGAAGGTAAAGAAGATGCAAAAAATCTGGGTAGTTCCACCGTAGATGTTCCTCCCGTCGATCCTGTGGTCGAGCAGCGTACTAAAGGCTGTGGCGGTCACGTTCTCGTGAGTGCGGATTTCAATGGCTATATAAAGGTTTTTCTAAATAAGACAAAACCTAAGCACAGTTCCCTACCAGCATCTGCTCTCGCGTAA
- the LOC126870695 gene encoding uncharacterized protein LOC126870695, with protein MRWRIFILACLLLKGLARTEDVEVVEAIPGEDSRNDNSALNRQDNDINTSDQLALESLGEKDAGGNHYKPGGLRGHPLPLPPSRGGLGLPHPRPHHNVAYHGPPPPLPPSKASSEAIDKIYTTGSGISTAVGAEPWPAPTPDMPKIISLDVKCEKNLMKVYLGFDKPFYGIVFSKGHYSNVNCVHLPAGLGRTSVNFEISIHACGTAGNTENGLYGYGAESGSGTYFENIIVVQYDPQVQEVWDQARKLRCTWHDLYEKSVTFRPFPVDMLDVVRADFAGDNVGCWMQIQVGKGPWASEVSGLVKIGQTMTMVLAIKDDDSKFDMLVRNCMAHDGKRAPIQLVDQRGCITRPKLMSRFTKIKNFGASASVLSYAHFQAFKFPDSMEVHFQCTIQICRYQCPEQCSESPLLLESQGLLENHHPPSSGHPDSGYGLPPPIPLPLEAYLQAAAGRPRDERRRKSREIMPSPQKAVGVNRIIRVVSTGDLTFSIDESNNGESSGSTMIFPVRNENTANAAMICMTTPGFVVTLIVLLAVLLFSCILSTYLCLRLRPFSGKARKAATYYNEEQSTPKKSTRTCFYS; from the exons ATGCGGTGGCGAATCTTCATTTTAGCCTGTCTCCTACTAAAGGGG CTGGCTCGAACGGAGGATGTCGAGGTAGTCGAGGCAATTCCCGGAGAGGACAGTCGTAACGATAATTCAGCCTTGAATCGTCAAGACAACGACATAAATACCTCGGACCAATTGGCGTTAGAATCGTTAGGCGAGAAGGATGCCGGTGGTAATCATTATAAACCGGGTGGTCTCCGAGGTCATCCCCTCCCTCTGCCGCCAAGTCGAGGTGGACTGGGACTGCCACATCCAAGACCACACCATAACGTCGCGTATCATGGTCCACCGCCACCCTTGCCGCCATCGAAAGCGTCATCGGAGGCCATCGACAAGATCTACACAACGGGTAGTGGGATTAGCACAGCTGTAGGTGCAGAACCCTGGCCAGCACCCACGCCAGATATGCCGAAGATCATTTCGTTAGACGTGAAGTGCGAGAAAAATTTGATGAAAGTTTACCTCGGCTTTGATAAACCGTTCTACGGTATAGTCTTTAGCAAAGGCCACTACAGTAACGTTAATTGTGTGCATTTACCAGCAGGCTTAGGGCGCACCTCGGTTAACTTCGAGATTAGCATTCACGCGTGTGGCACAGCTGGCAATACAGAGAATGGTTTATACGGGTACGGCGCTGAATCCGGGTCAGGAACGTACTTTGAAAACATTATCGTGGTGCAATACGATCCGCAAGTTCAGGAAGTTTGGGATCAGGCGCGAAAGCTGCGATGCACTTGGCACGACTTGTACGAGAAATCTGTTACGTTCCGTCCGTTTCCAGTCGACATGTTGGACGTGGTGCGCGCCGACTTCGCCGGGGATAACGTTGGTTGCTGGATGCAAATACAGGTCGGGAAGGGTCCATGGGCGTCCGAAGTCTCGGGATTGGTTAAAATTGGTCAGACGATGACGATGGTACTCGCGATAAAAGACGACGATTCGAAATTCGATATGCTCGTGAGAAACTGCATGGCACACGACGGAAAACGAGCGCCGATTCAACTGGTCGATCAGAGAGGTTGCATTACTAGACCGAAGCTTATGTCGCGGTTCACTAAGATTAAGAACTTCGGCGCGTCCGCGTCGGTACTCTCCTACGCTCATTTCCAGGCGTTCAAATTCCCCGACTCGATGGAAGTGCATTTTCAATGCACCATACAGATATGTCGGTATCAATGTCCAGAGCAGTGCTCCGAATCTCCTTTGTTGCTGGAGTCTCAAGGTCTTTTGGAGAATCATCATCCTCCATCTAGTGGTCATCCTGACTCCGGCTACGGTCTTCCGCCCCCTATTCCGCTTCCTTTGGAAGCGTATTTGCAGGCGGCCGCGGGACGTCCTCGAGACGAAAGACGAAGAAAATCCCGAGAAATAATGCCGAGTCCTCAGAAGGCGGTCGGAGTCAATCGTATAATACGAGTTGTTTCTACAGGTGACCTGACGTTTTCCATCGATGAGTCGAACAACGGAGAATCGAGCGGATCGACGATGATCTTCCCTGTACGGAATGAGAACACCGCGAACGCGGCTATGATTTGCATGACTACTCCAGGTTTCGTCGTTACTCTCATAGTACTCCTTGCCGTGTTATTATTCTCGTGTATACTCTCCACCTACCTCTGTCTACGCCTAAGACCGTTCTCAGGAAAAGCTAGGAAGGCTGCGACGTACTATAACGAAGAACAAAGCACGCCTAAAAAGTCAACCAGGACGTGTTTTTACTCATAG